A segment of the Butyrivibrio fibrisolvens genome:
TAGAGCCGTAACGATCTACATTTCCAGCAATATCATAGTGAACCGGAACAGGTTCTTTAATAGTAAAAATCATCACAATAGCCACAATAAGTGATATGGCTTCTCCGATCACACCGATTAATTCCTGTATTAGATGATGAATAGTTAGAAATGGTTTCATGATTAGTTAGAACCTCCCATTCACAACTTGAAAAAATATCAAAGACTCTCACTTAATATCCTGCGATATTCTATGATTTTCTGCTCGAGCATATCTTTATTCTTGTCCAAAAGTTTCAACACGTCGCCTGCTGCCTTTCTTGCAAGTTCGAGTTCTTCTTTGGTAATGACGCCATCATTATAAGCTTCTTCTAGCTCGTTCTGATCTATAGTCTGAGTTTTGCCGTCTTCGGATACAACTACGTCAAGGAATAAGTCGTAGAATTTTGCATCGCCATTTTCAGCTATATCATTTCTAAGAGTAATATCAACGTAGTGCTGGAAAATCTTACCTTCGCGGAACATTGAAGTGATCACATAGTTACCGTCTTTAGGTGCAATTTCAAGCCACTGATAACCATTGTCTGCTATACAAAGCTTTCCTTTGGGACTATCCACCATCTCAGGCTCAGTTAATCCAGTAAATGTAATAAGTCCTACTCCACCTTCGAAATATTCATCCTTTTGGTACATGCATTTAAAGTCGCGTTGTGTGTCGTTATACCACTCTCTTCTGTCTAAATTCTTTTCTTTTACTTCTAACAAATCTTTCTCTCCTAAAAAATACTAATATCTTTTTTATGACTTTTGATCAGACTATTTACCTGCTGATCAAAATCATAAGAATATGTCTATTATCTTTCGTAGAATTCCAATGCAAATAGTATAGCAAGTATAGCGATGCCATCTTTGGTCTCGTTATTTTTAAGAAGTTCTTTAACTTCACTAACAGGCATCCACACTTTGTCTGCAACTTCATCAACGTCCT
Coding sequences within it:
- a CDS encoding DUF402 domain-containing protein, encoding MLEVKEKNLDRREWYNDTQRDFKCMYQKDEYFEGGVGLITFTGLTEPEMVDSPKGKLCIADNGYQWLEIAPKDGNYVITSMFREGKIFQHYVDITLRNDIAENGDAKFYDLFLDVVVSEDGKTQTIDQNELEEAYNDGVITKEELELARKAAGDVLKLLDKNKDMLEQKIIEYRRILSESL